One part of the Gaiellales bacterium genome encodes these proteins:
- a CDS encoding response regulator transcription factor yields the protein MSTDDSRDSRRILVVDDEPSIVDAVATALRYEGFVVREEGTGRGAISAVVEFEPDLIVLDWMLPDLAGIDVGRRLRERGFKTAILFLTAKDGVADKVEALRAGGDDYVTKPFSLAEVVARVDAILRRTDSQEPADVLRFADVTLDETRHEVHRGDTRVDLTATEYALLRYFLHNPRRVLSKGQILQNVWKYDFAGNSNVVQTYVSYLRRKLDALGPPLIRTIRQVGYMLDTER from the coding sequence ATGAGCACGGACGACTCGCGCGACTCGCGGCGGATCCTGGTCGTCGACGACGAGCCCTCGATCGTCGACGCGGTGGCGACGGCGCTGCGCTACGAGGGCTTCGTCGTCCGCGAGGAGGGCACCGGCCGCGGCGCGATCTCGGCGGTCGTCGAGTTCGAGCCCGACCTGATCGTTCTCGACTGGATGCTGCCCGACCTGGCCGGCATCGATGTCGGCCGGCGCCTGCGCGAGCGCGGGTTCAAGACCGCCATCCTCTTCCTCACCGCCAAGGACGGCGTGGCCGACAAGGTCGAGGCGCTGCGGGCCGGCGGCGACGACTACGTGACGAAGCCGTTCAGCCTGGCCGAGGTGGTCGCGCGCGTCGACGCGATCCTGCGCCGGACGGACTCCCAGGAGCCGGCCGACGTCCTCCGCTTCGCCGACGTCACCCTCGACGAGACCCGGCACGAGGTGCACCGCGGCGACACCCGCGTCGACCTGACGGCCACCGAGTACGCGCTCCTGCGGTACTTCCTGCACAACCCGCGGCGGGTGCTTTCGAAAGGGCAGATCCTGCAGAACGTGTGGAAGTACGACTTCGCCGGCAACTCGAACGTCGTCCAGACCTACGTCAGCTACCTGCGCCGGAAGCTCGATGCGCTCGGCCCGCCGCTGATCCGCACGATCCGCCAGGTCGGATACATGCTCGACACCGAGCGCTGA
- a CDS encoding HAMP domain-containing sensor histidine kinase — protein MLGRFSLRARLLFGVVLLAAVGLAVADAATYVSLRSFQLDQVDAALDAGHVHVEHMAYPPTHGFGGSGESTEPTGDGPPAQGIDWYALTTLGGRVVLGHFLVRSDDPPPKLPSHVSIPAKPSRGSERVAYFTVHAASGDDSYRVRASIDPLRPGRILFVAASLNGVNDTLHRLMLVELLVSGAVLIAIAALGLWVVRLGLRPLREIEATAATIASGDLSRRVERAEPRTEVGRLGLSLNAMLAQIESAFKAREESEGRLRRFIADASHELRTPLAAIRAYAELFGRGAAERPDDLERSMSGISRESERMSVLVDDLLLLARLDEGRPLERAPVDLAEIAGEAVDAARVVDRDRPIEASLEPAVVLGDRDRLRQVVDNLLANVRSHTPPGTEVEVGVHSIDGKAVLRVSDAGPGFTEEEATQVFQRFYRVDSSRARASGGVGLGLSIVAAVAQAHGGDATARPALGGGATFVVTIPALLDTTIA, from the coding sequence GTGCTCGGGCGCTTCTCGCTGCGGGCGCGGCTCCTGTTCGGCGTCGTCCTCCTGGCCGCGGTCGGCCTGGCGGTTGCGGACGCGGCCACCTACGTCTCGCTGCGGTCGTTCCAGCTCGACCAGGTCGACGCCGCGCTCGATGCGGGCCATGTCCATGTCGAGCACATGGCGTATCCGCCGACGCATGGCTTCGGGGGCAGCGGCGAGTCGACCGAGCCGACTGGCGACGGGCCGCCGGCCCAGGGGATCGACTGGTATGCCCTGACCACCCTCGGCGGGCGGGTCGTCCTCGGGCACTTTCTCGTGCGCAGCGATGATCCGCCGCCGAAGCTGCCCAGCCACGTGAGCATTCCCGCGAAGCCGTCGCGGGGCTCCGAGCGGGTGGCGTACTTCACCGTGCACGCTGCGTCGGGCGACGACAGCTATCGCGTCCGGGCGTCGATCGACCCGCTCCGGCCCGGCCGCATCCTGTTCGTCGCCGCGTCGCTGAACGGCGTGAACGACACGCTTCACCGCCTGATGCTGGTGGAGCTTCTGGTGTCGGGCGCCGTCCTCATCGCGATCGCGGCGCTCGGGCTGTGGGTGGTGCGCCTCGGCCTGCGGCCGCTGCGCGAGATCGAGGCGACCGCGGCGACGATCGCCTCCGGCGACCTCTCCCGGCGAGTCGAGCGGGCCGAGCCGAGGACCGAAGTGGGCCGCCTCGGCCTCTCCCTGAACGCGATGCTGGCCCAGATCGAGTCGGCGTTCAAGGCCCGCGAGGAGTCGGAGGGGCGGCTGCGCCGGTTCATCGCCGACGCGTCCCACGAGCTGCGCACGCCGCTGGCGGCGATCCGCGCCTACGCGGAGCTCTTCGGCCGCGGGGCTGCCGAGCGCCCCGACGATCTGGAGCGATCGATGTCAGGGATCAGCCGCGAGTCGGAGCGGATGAGCGTGCTCGTCGACGACCTGCTGCTGCTCGCCCGGCTCGACGAGGGCCGTCCGCTCGAGCGCGCGCCGGTCGACCTCGCGGAGATCGCCGGCGAGGCGGTCGACGCGGCCCGCGTGGTCGACCGCGACCGCCCGATCGAGGCATCGCTCGAGCCCGCCGTCGTCCTGGGCGACCGCGACCGTCTCCGCCAGGTGGTCGACAACCTGCTCGCCAACGTCCGCTCGCACACGCCGCCGGGCACCGAGGTGGAGGTCGGCGTCCATTCGATCGACGGCAAGGCGGTGCTCCGCGTCAGCGACGCGGGGCCGGGCTTCACGGAGGAGGAGGCCACCCAGGTGTTCCAGCGCTTCTACCGCGTCGACAGCTCGCGGGCGCGCGCGAGCGGCGGTGTCGGCCTGGGCCTCTCGATCGTGGCAGCCGTGGCGCAGGCGCATGGCGGCGATGCGACCGCGCGTCCGGCGCTCGGCGGTGGGGCGACGTTCGTCGTCACGATTCCCGCTCTTCTTGACACGACCATCGCGTAA